A stretch of DNA from Macrotis lagotis isolate mMagLag1 chromosome X, bilby.v1.9.chrom.fasta, whole genome shotgun sequence:
ttatcTCTGGGCTTCAGCtccctcaaatataaaatggattaGGACTAAATAACCTTGAAAGTCCTTTTCAGTCCTAAATATATGCTCCTAAATTATATGGAAAAAGCTCATGCTTCTCTCAAAGAGTGGTTTTAATGGTCTCCTCTTGATGTCCCTGCACAGCATGAAGACCTTCTGAACCTAGTGCTGAGGGTCCTGCGTTCCTGGAATGAACCACTGTACCATCTGGTCACTGAAGTGCGGAGCATGCAAGAAGCCCCTGGCACCATCCTGCTGAAAGCCGTGGAGATAGAGGAGCAAAACAAAAGACTCCTGGAGGGTATGGAGAAGATTGTGGGTCAGGTGAGAGGAAACtttatttctcctctctttttttttccttttctcaacaatggaaataaaatacagaatggTGTGGGAGAGCTGGGGAGAGGTGTGGAGAACATGAATTCCTCTTATCCAGAAGAAATGCTTCTCTGGGTTGTAGAGGCTGTAGAAAGGCTTGGGGATTGAGGTTCTTTCAAATAGTTTTGCTCTCAACTCACTCTGCCATTGCAGCAAAGCATTCAATGAACCCCTGCATTGCTCAGAGACCTACATACAGAAGTCCCTTAGGATATGGAGCAATGGCTGGTGGTGGATTGGAGAGGGAGACCCTTTACTCAATTTGGCTTGAGGCATTAATATAAGGGTTCTTATGCACAGGCTCCCAACAAAGAGGGACAGATTTCAAATGGTCTGTAAACTtggatatgaaaaaaattacattttacatatatatttataatttatattatgcataatatatatgcattatatataacataattcttaaaatatatgtaacatatttatatataatatatcctttatatatttctaaaatatataattttatatttatttacatatttatatgatAAGCTACTATACTTTATATTTGACATCTATACATACAAATTTCTGGctaaaatttaagtttttattttccccccaaataattcaaaaaaatcattctgagaaAAGTCCCATAGGCTGACCTAACCAGGCTCAGACACCTCCTGAGGGTCCTTCCTGAGACCTTCAAGAGCTCCTCTGGTGCTGTTtggtctcttccctctcttttctccctcttcaaaggatggggatacaaagaaaggaaagtgagatGCTTTCAGAATACTTTGACACTTGTTGGCAGTTCTAGAAAGGGTAAACACTGGGGGAAAGATTGAAATGATGAAGACATAAATACTTTTCAGTCATCATCTGCAAATGCAAGGGACTGAAAAAATAAGAttgattcatttctttctctttctttctttttctttctttttcctttctctttttttctcctttcttcctccctttctatcACCTTTAttgttcccccctccccaattatGGCCTATTTATCAAACATccattaaaacatttattaaaatacacATAGCAGAGTAACACCATAGTAATCTCCCAGTGATATGTCcattttttttgaatgttatccTATAAAAGAATCACTTTTGAAAAGGGGAGCACTGAGTGCCAAAATTTGGGAGACTAAACCTCCCCTGGAAAAGAATGAGCAATTATCTAGAACATGTATAGATGTCCAACCAAGGGACTGTAGGGTTATACCAGTAGATTTAGTGGGTATCTGTTTTTATCCTCTAAGTAAAATGGCAGAGTAGGGAAGGTAAAAACACACTTTCAGTCTTTCTGTTCAGGTAACCAGGTTTTAAATTACTCCAATATGTTTAATGCAGCTAAGTGATACAGCAAATAGAATGCTAGTCCTGAAGTtagtaggatctgagttcaaatccagttttagatacttactgtgtgaccctgagcaagtcccataattctgtttgccttagttcctcacctgcaaaatgagttagagaaggaaatggcaaatcaccccaatatcccaaatggggtcaagaagtcCAGCAGGACTAAACAGCCATAAAAACATGTTCAGTAAttcccaattttgctttttttcccttctattgcTGGGAATAAtactacttgattttttttttatatatgtctacAGAAGTCTTTTGAACATTAATGTTCAAAATGAATAGTAATGTCTTCACAGTTTGCTAAGGTATTCCAGAAAAACTGCATTGTCTGAATGCACAATTTAATTCTTAAGGTAATAAAAAGAGTGATATCACATTATCACACTCTTTACTGAGGATATGTTTCACAggtctttccagtcttttaatAGAAGAATAATCTTGTTATGTTTACCACAAActagaaatacattttaatatttagagatataaattagGAGCTTGGATATACAAGAACTTTCCTATTTTATACAGGGAGGCAAATTTATTgcattaattaataatttatgttacacaaattcatcttatacttcattttcccAAATTTCATCCTCTCTCTCGCTTGctctcttattctctttctctttcttttgcttctgcCTCCCTTTATATATACCCTCtatttctcccccttttctcccacCCTAGCCTATTTATCCAAAATCcattaatatattcatttaaagatatatagcACAGTACCACTATAGTAACCTCCCAGTGATATATCCATTTTTTGAGTGCTACTCCTCAAAAAAGAATCACTTTTGAAAATTAGATGAGCACTGGGTGCCAAAATTTATGAGACTGAGTCTGCTCTAGAAAAGTATTAGCAATTATCTAAAAATATAGAACCCAACAGATTGAGCTCTAtcaattgattttaaaatctcTGAGCCCATAGTGCTGCcactagatttctttcttagttGTGCCCATCTTTCATTTGCTTGGAATCCTAACAAGACAGGAATTATTTACCTGATATCTACATGTCCTTCCTCTTTCAACACAAAAATGTACATTATAATTAGGACCTCCTCCCCAGTTTCTAAGATTCAAGCCCCACTTAATATACTCTAGGATTTCAGGAAACATGAAGTACTTAGGAAAAGTTTGAGAATTTCTATCCTATAAGACTTCTCATTTACCTTCTCAATCTTGACTATTTCAACAGATATTATTAATAGATTGttagaatttaatgtttattattgTTTCATTACATTTTAGGTTATGCCAATGAGGGAAGCAAAACAGTTAATCTGTGCTCCAGaatctactagaaataatgaacacactaatttcttttcttaaaacttCTGAGCTCATGGCATATTTGGGAAAGTCAGAACCTCTGGATTATGATATGATTGTATAAAATACCATGGTATTGCAAGGAGAAAATTGTCTGAGGACAGGtagagaaatatagagaaaatgacagaaaaatagaTGAGAATGGCAACAAAGAACAGGGCAGCCTTTCGGGTTCTTCTGTTCCAGGATGGCTATTACTCTGGGACTTTGTTTTCTGACTCTTTCTTTGGGACTCTACTTTTCCCTGCCTTATGTGTTTCCCTAAGGAAATCCTGTGTGCCTGACTGTGCAGTAAGTTAAGGAAGTCTTGATCTCAGTAAACACCAAAGAATAGGTCAATCACAAGGACAACAAAAATTATATCCCTGACAATACCTTGTCTCTTTCCTTTTGGCTCAAGTGTAACTGCATCAAAAGACCAAGgtcttattcatttttaaagtgattgtgcatatattatcttttttaaaccTTAAGCCAGTCTTCCAAAGGTAGCATTCcccattattatccttatttgatatatgaaaaaactaaaacagaaGATAGCTGAAACCTAACAAATGGTTGTTGAAAGACAATGATTTTCTCTAAAATCACATACCAAGGAAACAGCAGAGGTATTCTGTTTAAATCTAGGATCTCTGTTTCCAGGGACAGTGCTGTtattatcttatcatgtaatttcattttaaaacttgtaGCATACTCATCTCATCACCTTCACATTTCAATTATGCTATACAAAGAAAGGAGAGCAATTGGATTTAAAAACTAACAAAGCACGAGTTAAGCTATGGTAACTGGCCAAGAGAAATAGAAGGACCAAACTGTACATATTGCCAGAGAAGTAAGAGCCCCCCATACAGAAGAGTGAAGAGCTTTTCAGACCTCTCTTGGAAATACCAAAGTCTATATTTAAGAGCCACACATATTTTTGAACTCTTGTCTGTATTCCACCTGCCTCCTCCTATACAAATAAACTCCACTTCCAAGCCTACAAAGGCCAGTCAAGACAAATATGCAAgtataaaaagagaggaaatcaTTGAGTAAGTTATTTTGCTCTAGGTGTCTAGTGATAGTAGACTAAGAATATTCAAGTCATAGATTTAAATAGTGTCTTAGGAGTCATGAAGTCCCACCATCTTATATTATAGCTAAAGAAATCAAGGACTAGAGAAGTTAAAGGAGTTTCCTAAGATCACACCATAGTAAATATTAGAACTGGGGCTTAAACCTAGGtattctgattccaaatacaTTGACTTTTTCCCAATTAAGTGCACAGTCTCCAACTTAGATCAACAGTCTCATATTGTCTAAAGAATTCTCTATGTATAGATTTATTCCTGTATTCTATTGATTAAGAAGAATTaaggagaaacaaacaaaaaaataataaatctttctGGTCTCTTTGATGATTTAGGTTCATCCAGGTGACAGAGAAAATGAGGTCTACTCTGTCTGGTCAGGACTTCCATCCCTACAAATGGCTGATGAGGACACTCGTCTCTTTGCATTCTATAATTTGCTTCACTGTCTACGTAGAGATTCACACAAGATTGACAACTACCTGAAGCTCCTGAAATGCCGGCTCATTCATGACAGTAACTGTTAAGCCAAGGTCTCACCTGTTCCTCCCCAAAAATAGCTTCATTGCCTTACTGATCTCTGCCTTGGGGAGATCTCTCTAGCTTTCTTGTTTCATAATATATGCTTTTCTGAAATCGTTCTcctattaaaacaaaacaaacaaaaaaaggtaatTCTAGATAACTAATTAAAGACCTATGAAACCAATTTGCTTAAATTCATTGAATGACAAATCAGTGCCATTCTCTACTACTTTCTAATGATTTATGTCAGTCATATCATTAACTTTGCATATTAGCCAAATAAACTattgccaaaggaaaaaaagaaaataagtgtaAAGTGTGGCAAATATTTGAGGATCATATCTTGATTGCTCATTCTTTTTGGAGTTGAATCATAAGATCATTCATGGAGAACTAGAATTAACCTCAGAGGACAAGTAACGTTAGCACTtccttttataaataaggaaattgagggaggttaaattacttgtccaaggtcacttggGTAGTTAGTAGCATATTTGGGACTCAAACCCAGGACCAATGACTCAAACTAAAATATTTAGTTCACCCTATGAAATCAAGCCACATTCAATAGTATAGTGTTCAACTCACTAGGACATGGAAAATAAGCACTAGGAAACTGGTATCCAGATGGTTTGAAGATTTATTGAAGGGATGAAAGGATCCAGTGTGTGTCCATGTATGGGgtaggtatgtatgtgtgtgtgtgtgtgtgtgtgtgtgtgtgtgtatgaaagcATGTGAATGCCTGCCTGTCATGGTTCATAATTATAGTCTGTCTTTTTGAGTTAGAAGCCCATAATGTGAGATGCCACCACAAACCCAGCAGAACAATTTATTTTTGTGGTTCAAAAGAATTCTGGAATCATAGATATAAAAAAGATCTTAGATGTTATGCAGTTCTAATCCATTAATCACAAACATTTGTCAAGTGACTACCACATTGATAAGGCATAACACTTGATACTAGAGAtgtgcaaataaaaacaatacagTTTCTGTTTGCAGAGAACATGTAGAGgtataaatataagtaaaatgaaaaacaaagggtAATAAGTACAAAGAAGTTC
This window harbors:
- the PRL gene encoding prolactin; translation: MCTKRSSLKGSLLLLLLMSSLLLSRSVESLPICPNGAVNCQVSLSDLFDRAVMLSHYIHSLSSEMFNEFDERYAQGRGFITKAINSCHTSSLSTPEDKEQAQQIHHEDLLNLVLRVLRSWNEPLYHLVTEVRSMQEAPGTILLKAVEIEEQNKRLLEGMEKIVGQVHPGDRENEVYSVWSGLPSLQMADEDTRLFAFYNLLHCLRRDSHKIDNYLKLLKCRLIHDSNC